The nucleotide sequence TTGTGGCTCGCGGAGAGAACGATGCCGCCGTCAGCGGAATGCCGGCGGATCAGGCAGGAGGTGGCGGGCGTCGAGAGCAGTCCACCCCGCCCGACGAGCACGCGCCCGACGCCGTTCGCCGCGGCCATCTTGAGGACCACCTGGATCGCGTGGTCGTTGTGGTAGCGGCCGTCGCCCCCGAGCACCAAGGTGGCGCCGTCGCGCTCGGGCAGCACGTCGAGCACCGACTGGATGAAGTTCTCGAGATAGCGCGGCTGCGCGAACGTCGCGACGCGCTTGCGCAGGCCCGAGGTGCCCGGGCGCTGATCCTCGTAGGGCGTCGTTTCAATTTCCCGTATCCGCACTTTCATTCGACTCTCCGCTTCAGTCGAATCGCGGCCCCGGGTGCTGCGCGATCATCCGCCAGGCATTGATACCGACGACGAGCCCGGCGATCACGTGGTTCCAGGCGGGCCCCGACTGCGCGCCGAAGCCGAGCGCCATCGGGGCGGCGACCAGCCAGACACCGAGCGCGAGGTTGAGCCACTCCTTCCACGGCTGCGGACGCGCGAGCGCGGCGAGCGAGAGGAGCGCAACCGCGAGGCCCACGACGTAGGAGTTCCAGGCGGCTGCATCCGCGACCGCACCGATCCCGGAAAGCGGCGCCAGCACCAGCCAGGCGCCGAACACGAGGTTTATGTGGTCGGGCCAGCGCGGCGCGTAAGTCCCCGTCGTCATTCGCCTTCCCGTAGCGCTGTCTTGTCGGCCCATCAGGCAGCTCTGGGCGCCCCATCATATATATATGAAGAACGCCTGGGGTTGATCCGGGTGGCCATCCGCGCTATCGAGGGCCGCGAGCGAAAGGCGGCGGGGCGTGCATGCGCGCCTCCGCCGCCATGGGCCGCGTTACCTTATTGCGATACCCTCCGCGGGGCTGGCGCAAGCGCCGCCCAGAGCGCGTCGGCGCCGATGAGGAGGCCGACGATGATCTGGTTCCACGTCGGCCCCGCCTGGTCGGTGAACCCCAGGACGAACGGCGCGAGGATCAGCCAGACGCCGAGCACCAGGTTCGTCCACTCCTCCCACTGCTGCGGGCGCGCGAGCGCGGCGGCCGCGAAGATCGCGACCAGCACGCCGAGCACGTAGGAGTTCCAGGCCGCGACATCCCCGGTCATGCCGACGCCGAAGAACGGCGCCAGCACGAGCCAGATGCCGAGCACCAGGTTCGCCCAGTCCTGCCATCGTTGTCGGCTCGTCTGTCTTGCCATAACGTGCCTCCTTGCTCCATTTGAACTCGATTGCAACCTACTCCCTGTGCGCACGGCACAGGTCAAGCCCCCCATACCCGCGCATCGGGCAGGCACGCAAAGATGACTGCGCCATCGAGGCGGCGGATCATCGGGCTCGATGCGAGGCGGCCGGCCGGCACAGGATTTCAGGGAAGCCCGGTCTCCCGTTAGCGCCTCTTCGAGCAGATCGCCGCGACGTCCTGGCGCAATCTCAATGCCTGGGGCTGTGCAAGCGGTCTACGAAGGGCAACGATTCAGAGATGAAGTTGCCATGACGTCGAAGAACGAGGAATCCAGGATACTCGCCGATTGACGATCTAGGGCCGCCATCGTGGGTGCCGTGGAGTCGCAGCTGCTTTACATCGAGATGCGCCACCTGGCATCTCGCCTGTACGGCATGGCGGAATCCAACCACAGGTCGGGGCGGCCATGCCGCACCACATCCTGCCGTCCGGAGTTGCGGCTGCGAGCACGCGCCGGCAATTCCACACCTGCTTCTCCCCTGTGGCCACCGCACCCCTGCTTCGGTGCCGAGGACGGGGGAGGAGCAGAACCCGGTTTTCCGCGCCCACAAGGTCCCAGGCGGCGGGGCCGGATCGTTCCGGCGCCCTCCGTTCCGGCTTGCGCACCACCTTTACCGCGCCGGCCTTGCCTCGGCCAGCGCCTTCTCCAGGGCGTCGACGCGCTTCTGCATGGCGGCGAGCCTCGCGTTGAGCGCACCGACGTTGAAGAACTGCGCGTTCTCCGCGGGCGCGTCCAGCGTGTTGCCGTAGCCGAGCCACGAGGAGTCGTAGACCTTCACCTTCTTGAAGCCCAGGTCCTTGAGCACCGTTGCAGTCTCCGCCGCGCGCACGCCGCTCTGGCAGTACACGATGGTTTCCTTGTTCGGATCCAGCTTGGCGTAAAGCGCCTTGAGCCCGTCGGCGGGCTTCAGCGCCAGCCCGTCCTTGGTGCCGACCTGCTTCCTGGCCAGCTTGGCCGGCGTTTCCGGATCGGCCCAGTTCTGCTCGTAGGGGACATTCACCGCGCCCGGGATGTGGCCGCCGCGGATCGCGCGGATGTCTTCGCCCGCGTGCTCGCCCGCCGTGCGCACGTCAATGAACTGCACGCCCTTGCGCTTCTGCGCCGCGAGCACGTCCTTGGTGGACACCGTCACACCGGGGTTGGTCGTGAGCTTGAGTGCCACCGGGGCCCGCTTGGCCGGTTCGGTCTCGAGGGCGTTACCCGCGGCCCTCCAGTCATCGATGCCACCGTGATAGACGCGGCCATTCTTGCCATTCAGGTATTCGACGGTCAACAGACCAAAATAAGCATACGGGTTGCCCTTGTCGCCGTAGACGACGATTTCCTTGCTCGGGTCGATGCCCGCTTCGCCCAGGATCCTTTCCATCTGCGCAAGCGCGATGTAGTCCTCGTCGGACTGCTTGCGCAGCACCTTGCCGATGTCACCGATGTTCACGGCGCCCGGGATGTGCCCCTTCTTGTACTCGTCGGCGCCGCGCACGTCCCACACGATCGCGCCGCGCTCGATGGCCGCGCGCACCTCGGCGGTATCGATGATCCTGTTCTGCGACGAGGGTGGAGCGGCGGGCGCGGGCCGGTCGGCGGCCGGTGCCGCGGAGCCGGCAAAGGCAAGACCGATCAGGGCGGCGAATAGGGAATGTTTAAGCATGCTCTTTGACTCCTTGCGGTTCTCGTTGCCCGGAGGCCGGGAGCAACGGAGAGAAATAGTACCTGAACGACGCGCTCGCCGGGACAGACGACCCGGTGCCTCTCCGCGCAAGCGACTGCTCGCCAGACGGAGGGGAATAACCTCACGCCTACAGCCAGCGCCGCACCAGCCAGCCCGTCGCCTCCGACAGCCGCTTGGGCCAGCCGCGCGCGAGCCATTCGCGCGGCACGACGGGCGCCGCCTCGGCGAGGTCGGCGCGGAACCGGCGCTCGAGCGCCGCCGCGAGCGGCGCATCGCGCGCGACCAGGTTGACTTCGTAGTTGGTGAAGAAGCTGCGGTAGTCCATGTTTGCGGTACCGATCGTGCTCCATGCGCCGTCGACGACCATTTGACGATGGCGAAGCGGCCGCCGGACCTGAGCGCCGCGGCCGCCTCCCGTGCAAGCGCGGTCTAGTCCGGCACGCCGTGCGGGGTATCGGTTAAACAAACACCTTTTTTGGGTCGCCCCCGCCATCCGCCCTCGCGTAAACGTGCAGTACTTGCGGCACCGCCGAAAGCCGAATGGCGGGCTCCCCCGCCGCGGTCACGACGAAACGTGGGCGCCTGCCTCGTGCAACGCCCGTTTCCGGTACAGCATCGGGTCGATCCGATGCGACTTGAGCTTCTGGTGCACGGCGCGCGGCGTGATCCCCATCTCCCGCGCCGCCGCGGACACGTTCCCCTCGCAACGCAGCAGCACCTCCCGCAGCACCCTGCCCTCGATCTCCATGGCCGCCCGCCGCTTCATGCTGCGCAATACAAGCTCATCCGGGGCGGCTTCCCGCTCGTGGGAGAACCTTTCGGTGTCGACGAGCATGTCCTCGATAACGGGACCGGTCGCGAACAGGAACGAGCGCTCCAGGACGTTCTCGAGTTCGCGCACGTTGCCGGGCCATTCATAGGTCATTGCCCGGATCCAGGACCGCTCGCTCAAGGTCTTCGATGGCAGGCCGTGCTTGGCTGCCAGTTTGCGCAGGATGTGGTCGGTCAGAACGGAGATGTCGTCCCGACGTTCCCGAAGGGGTGGGATATGGATCGGCACGACGTTCAGGCGATAGTAAAGGTCCTGCCGGAACTCCCCTGACTTCACCATCTGGTCAAGCCCACGATTGGCGGCGGCGATGATCCGCACGTCGGCGCGCAGCACGTGTTTGCCGCCGACGCGCTCGTATTCGCCCTCCTGCAATACGCGCAGCAGCCGGCCCTGGGCGGCCAACGGCAGGGAATTGATTTCGTCGAGGAACAGAGTACCGCCTTCAGCTCGCTCGAACAGCCCGTGATGGACCTGGTAGGCGCCGGTGAAAGCGCCTTTCTCGTGCCCGAAGAGCTGGCTCTCGATCAGGTTCTCCGGGATCGCGCCGCAGTTGACCGCGATGAATTCGCGTGTCGCGCGCCCGCTGAGCGCGTGCACGGCGCGCGCGATGATTTCCTTGCCTACGCCGGTCTCGCCCCAAATGAGCACCGCCGCCGTCGTCGGCGCGACGCGCTCGGCGCACTCGAGCGCCCGGCGCATCGCTGTCGACTCGGCGACGATCTTGGGTCTAGGGTACGCAGATGAGGACTTGTCCTGGTGGGAGCTGCACCACGCCTGACGCATTTTTTCTTCCACGCGTACGACGGCCTCGAGCGATGCGGACCGTGAAACGATCGTGTTCCCCTCGACCTGGTACTCGTCGCCCTCGCGCCCGGCGGCCTTGGTCCGGTCGAGATAGACGCACACTTCGCAACCACCGTCGTTGTTCGCAATGCGCTTCTTGAGCTCCACCTTCGCATACCCGAAATTCCGGGCCGCGATCCCACCGAAGACGCTGGCGGTCATTCGGCACAGCTCCGGGGCTTCCTTTACGGCATCGCCGAACGGGCAGCGCGTATTGATGACACGCACGACACCCGCCTCGCTCGACGCGCGCGAGAAGTTGCCACCGATCTGGTTCTTGAGCGAGACAATGACATCCGCGTACTGATCGGGCGACAGGCCTCCCTTCAGGCCGGCCTGTTCCCGGCACGCTTGCTCGAAACAGCCGCTCGCGCTGAGCCCGAGGTGCTCGATCAGGTTGAGGCGGCTGCCGCACGAGGCGCAGCCGAGCTGGTTCGCGATCTTGACACTCTGTGTGGCGAAGCTCTGGAGAAAGGAAATGGCGTTCAGTTTGGTCGGCGGCTTGGTGTACATGACGGCTCCCCCATCGTATTTGTCTTTGTCGAAGCGCTTCGGTGATCGAACTGACGGCGCTCCTCGGGCGCGACGCACTACCGAGACGCCAGCGTATCACTGGGCGAGGCAACCGGCGGCTCCAGCGAGGTTCGCAACGAGCGTGCCAGTTGCGACCAAAGAAAACTTTCGCCAGACAAGCAGTTATGATCGACTCGTCGCCCGACCAAGAAAATAAAGGGAAACCGCTATTTCCGTGCACGGCGAGAAGCGCGAAAAATCAACAAGATACCCTGCGAAGCATTGCTTCGTTGGATGAAATAGAAGTTCGTTCGGATCTGCACCTGCGCGGGGCAAAACCGACCGCGCGGTCTCGCCTCCGCGCCCCGTTACCACGGATGCGCGTCGTGTTCGAAAGACATCTCGACGCGCACACCGACGACCCATGCATTCTTCAAGGTCGGATCGGTTCCGGGATCGACCACGTACTGCACGTCCGGCTGCACCGCCAGCCACGGTCGTACCTGCGCGCGGTAGGTCAGCTCGAACACGGTCTCGGCCTCGGTGACCGGCGCGCCGGCGAGCCGCTGGAGCCGCTGGTACTTGCCGCCGTTGCGTGCTTTAGCGAGCGAAAGGCCGAGCTGGTCTTGAGGCCGCCCGGGGACGAGACCGGTGTAGACAGCGCCCGCGCCCAAGGCATGGGCGAAGCGGTTCACGTCGGAATTCGCCCGGCCATAACGCAGGAAAACGTCCAGCCCTTGCTCCGCGGCGTCCGCCTCGCGGTACATGCCGTGCTCGGCCAGGAAGTAGACGCCCCGGTCGGTGCGCTGACGGGGTAGACCTTCAGAGTCGACGTAGAGCAGATCGTCGAAGCGCGCCGTATAGCGCCAGGTTCCGAGCGCGTACTTGCTGGAGCGCTCGGACTTTCCGTCGGCCAGATAGCCGACCTCGGCGACAATCAACGCGCCGTCACCCTCGGCGAAGCGGATGCGCGTGCCGCGCGGGTTGTCGGGATCGCCCGGAACGCCGTCGAGGGCGACGGCCTGGAGGTACAGCGAAGGCATTGGTTCCGCCTTTACCCTCATGCCGACGGAGGTGGTCGGGAAGATGGAGGGCCCGTTGCGGCCGGTCTGATTGAGATCCTTGCCGGTACCGAAGGAGTCGTTCAGGAACAGCTCGGAGCTCTCCGTGACGTAGAACTCCGAGTTGAGGTCGTAGAGCCCGGCGAGGAACGACAGCCGTTCCTGATACAGGCTCTTCTGCACCCACGCCTCGAAGAGCTTGGTCGTGCTCGGGGCCTCGATGTTGCTCACGGCCTGCGCGGCACCGGCGTGCTCGCTCGGCTCGCCCCCGTGGTTGTTCAGGAGGTAGACGAAGAAGATCGTGTCCTGCCACCCGAGCAGCCGGTCCGCGTCGACGGTCGACTTGAGATCCACGTTGCCGAGGTATTCGGCTGTACGGCGCACGCCGCCGGAAACATTGGCGAGAACGTCCGCCGTATAAACCAGCTTGAGGCCGTGCCGCTCGCCGAGCCCGTCGTGGCGCGCCCCGCGTTCGGTTCCGTGCACGGGAGCCTCGGCACTCTCGGGCGCGGCATCCGCGGCGGGCGCCGGGGATCCGACGAGGGACAACACGAGGGCGGCGAGCTGGCAGAGCAGGTCGCGGCAGCGCCGGCATGAGCACGTTCGCGATGCGGTACCGCCGGCCGAAACCGTGACGGCGCTTTCTTCTTCCGCGCAACCCGCCGCGCGGCAGCACTCCGGCATTCGTATCTGGCGGGACAGGAGCGATGGCACGACGTTCCACCCGCCGTTCCGCCCTTCCCGCTTGGAGGTCGACGACACTGGCAGCGGACGAAGGTAGTCGGGTGCGCTCAGCATGCAGATTCCGCGCATACCCGGCACGTCCGGCAAAAGTAGAGATTGACGAGATGCGCGACGACCATCGCGATGCCGCCCGACACGGTCGCGATCGTCTCCAGCGACTCGGACGACATCGACTCGGGCAGGACGACCGGCAACCAGATGAGCGCCACCCCGGCCGATCCCAGGCCCAGCACCGGGCTGCGCCTGTGCTTTCTGAAGCCGGGGACGAACGCGAGCAGGCTGAACGATAGGACCGCAAGCGCGAGGACGGCGTGGGTCGCCCCTTCCATCGCGGCGATGATCGGCAGGACGGCGGCCACGAAGGGGGTTGCGACGCAATGGGCGACGCACAGAGTCGAGGCCGTCAGCCCCGCGCGGTCCCACACGGGCCTGCTGGTCAACAGGCGAGTTGCGAACGTCATGATGTCCCTCCTCCTCTCATATCGTTCTGCGGAAAGCAGCCGATGCGCTCGGACATGCCGCCAGTGACGCGTGGCAGCTGCCGCTCCACCTGCCGGTGGCTCACCCGGTGCCCCTCGGCCGCGATGGTGGGCAGCACCGGCATCCTTTGCCGCACTGAGGCAGCGAGCGGATGGCCGCCTCGCGCCCTGCCGATGCAAAGCCGTGCATGGCCGGGGAGCGCAGAATCACCCTACGAGCAGGCACACCGCAGTCGGGACATTCTGGGTCCGGCGCGGAAATCGACTGCTGTATCTCGAAAACTGCGTCACAGGCTGTGCAGCGGTAGTCGTATGTCGGCATGAATCTCCTCTCCTGGCGTCTGAAGCGCACTCGGGGCGGGGCCTCGCGCGCCCCGGCCCCGAGGTTTGCTCCTGGTGAATCTTTCTGCACCACGCGTGACCTACGACCACCGCGGAGGCTGCTTGCCCTTCACGCCCATCGAAGCGGCCGTCGCCTGTGTCACCGCCCGTGTCGGCGCCTCGAGGTTCGGCGCGCGCAGCCGACGGAACTCGGTCTCCCAGATCCAGCCACTGATCACCACTTCCTTCGGGATGAGCGGATGGTTGCGCAGCAGCTCAACGCACCTGATACAGGTCGCGTCGACGTCGTCCATCATTCCGATCCACTTGGCGAAGGCACCTTCCTTGAGCGTGAGCTCTGGCAAGGAGGGATCGATCGCAACCGCCGCCGTATCGACCGCCGTGGCGCGCACCACCTCTTTCTTGAAGATCCCGCGCTCCTTCAGATCCTTCTCCAGGTCGAACCCGTTGGCCGACAGCATTCCGCACCCGGTGTGCTGCAGGACGACGATCTCGCGGGTACCGAAGAAATTGATCGTCAGCATCGCAGAGCGGATGGCGTCGTCGGTCACGATCCCGCCTGCGTTGCGAAACAGGTGTGCGTCGCCCCCACCAACTGGAGTGTCGGCGCGGATGCCCAACGCTTCATCCACTGGTAGCCGCTCGTCCATACAGGCGAGTACCCAAAGGCGGCGCAAGTTCGGACCTTCGGCGCCATACTGCCGCTTGATTTCCCATCGCTGGCGCTGTTCGACGGATTGCTCGAGTTGCTCTTTCAACGTGGTCATCGTGTTGTCTCCCCGGTAAGGTGACGAGCCTCGAAAGACTCGGGATCGGAAAAGCCGAATGCTGCGTTTGCACGTGGCGTGCCATCCAGAAATCCTCTTTCGGTTATTGCACTTGCGAAACGGCGACCGCTGTACGTGTGCACGCCAGCTACGCGGGAGCAACGGCACTGCGGCGCTAAGTCATTGTCGAAGCGAACAATCGCCCAGGGATGCCGAAGTTCCTTGTGTGAAGCAGCACTTCGCAGTCGTCGGTGAACGGAATTGCCCGCGCACGGGTTGCCGATGACGAGCCTGATCGAGGCCACCGAGCGGGAGCTCGAATGGGCGAGTTTTGGTTGGCAAGCGCACGCGTGCGCCGAACACGAGCGCCTGGTTCGCA is from Sulfurifustis variabilis and encodes:
- a CDS encoding SPW repeat protein: MTTGTYAPRWPDHINLVFGAWLVLAPLSGIGAVADAAAWNSYVVGLAVALLSLAALARPQPWKEWLNLALGVWLVAAPMALGFGAQSGPAWNHVIAGLVVGINAWRMIAQHPGPRFD
- a CDS encoding SPW repeat protein codes for the protein MARQTSRQRWQDWANLVLGIWLVLAPFFGVGMTGDVAAWNSYVLGVLVAIFAAAALARPQQWEEWTNLVLGVWLILAPFVLGFTDQAGPTWNQIIVGLLIGADALWAALAPAPRRVSQ
- a CDS encoding sulfurtransferase is translated as MLKHSLFAALIGLAFAGSAAPAADRPAPAAPPSSQNRIIDTAEVRAAIERGAIVWDVRGADEYKKGHIPGAVNIGDIGKVLRKQSDEDYIALAQMERILGEAGIDPSKEIVVYGDKGNPYAYFGLLTVEYLNGKNGRVYHGGIDDWRAAGNALETEPAKRAPVALKLTTNPGVTVSTKDVLAAQKRKGVQFIDVRTAGEHAGEDIRAIRGGHIPGAVNVPYEQNWADPETPAKLARKQVGTKDGLALKPADGLKALYAKLDPNKETIVYCQSGVRAAETATVLKDLGFKKVKVYDSSWLGYGNTLDAPAENAQFFNVGALNARLAAMQKRVDALEKALAEARPAR
- a CDS encoding phospholipase D-like domain-containing protein; the protein is MAGATQKRCLFNRYPARRAGLDRACTGGGRGAQVRRPLRHRQMVVDGAWSTIGTANMDYRSFFTNYEVNLVARDAPLAAALERRFRADLAEAAPVVPREWLARGWPKRLSEATGWLVRRWL
- a CDS encoding sigma 54-interacting transcriptional regulator, yielding MYTKPPTKLNAISFLQSFATQSVKIANQLGCASCGSRLNLIEHLGLSASGCFEQACREQAGLKGGLSPDQYADVIVSLKNQIGGNFSRASSEAGVVRVINTRCPFGDAVKEAPELCRMTASVFGGIAARNFGYAKVELKKRIANNDGGCEVCVYLDRTKAAGREGDEYQVEGNTIVSRSASLEAVVRVEEKMRQAWCSSHQDKSSSAYPRPKIVAESTAMRRALECAERVAPTTAAVLIWGETGVGKEIIARAVHALSGRATREFIAVNCGAIPENLIESQLFGHEKGAFTGAYQVHHGLFERAEGGTLFLDEINSLPLAAQGRLLRVLQEGEYERVGGKHVLRADVRIIAAANRGLDQMVKSGEFRQDLYYRLNVVPIHIPPLRERRDDISVLTDHILRKLAAKHGLPSKTLSERSWIRAMTYEWPGNVRELENVLERSFLFATGPVIEDMLVDTERFSHEREAAPDELVLRSMKRRAAMEIEGRVLREVLLRCEGNVSAAAREMGITPRAVHQKLKSHRIDPMLYRKRALHEAGAHVSS
- a CDS encoding carbohydrate porin gives rise to the protein MHGTERGARHDGLGERHGLKLVYTADVLANVSGGVRRTAEYLGNVDLKSTVDADRLLGWQDTIFFVYLLNNHGGEPSEHAGAAQAVSNIEAPSTTKLFEAWVQKSLYQERLSFLAGLYDLNSEFYVTESSELFLNDSFGTGKDLNQTGRNGPSIFPTTSVGMRVKAEPMPSLYLQAVALDGVPGDPDNPRGTRIRFAEGDGALIVAEVGYLADGKSERSSKYALGTWRYTARFDDLLYVDSEGLPRQRTDRGVYFLAEHGMYREADAAEQGLDVFLRYGRANSDVNRFAHALGAGAVYTGLVPGRPQDQLGLSLAKARNGGKYQRLQRLAGAPVTEAETVFELTYRAQVRPWLAVQPDVQYVVDPGTDPTLKNAWVVGVRVEMSFEHDAHPW
- a CDS encoding MerC domain-containing protein, with translation MTFATRLLTSRPVWDRAGLTASTLCVAHCVATPFVAAVLPIIAAMEGATHAVLALAVLSFSLLAFVPGFRKHRRSPVLGLGSAGVALIWLPVVLPESMSSESLETIATVSGGIAMVVAHLVNLYFCRTCRVCAESAC
- a CDS encoding FmdB family zinc ribbon protein gives rise to the protein MPTYDYRCTACDAVFEIQQSISAPDPECPDCGVPARRVILRSPAMHGFASAGREAAIRSLPQCGKGCRCCPPSRPRGTG
- a CDS encoding beta-class carbonic anhydrase, translating into MTTLKEQLEQSVEQRQRWEIKRQYGAEGPNLRRLWVLACMDERLPVDEALGIRADTPVGGGDAHLFRNAGGIVTDDAIRSAMLTINFFGTREIVVLQHTGCGMLSANGFDLEKDLKERGIFKKEVVRATAVDTAAVAIDPSLPELTLKEGAFAKWIGMMDDVDATCIRCVELLRNHPLIPKEVVISGWIWETEFRRLRAPNLEAPTRAVTQATAASMGVKGKQPPRWS